The sequence below is a genomic window from Deferribacterota bacterium.
ATTGTCCTGAAGAGAAAAAATTTAATATAGTTGAAGAAGCCAAAAATATCTTTAAAGAATACAAAAGTGATGAGAAATATAAAATAAGAGATATAATTGATATAGATGGGATAAGGGTGATTTTTGATAATGGCTGGGGTTTATTAAGAGCTAGTAATACCCAACCTGTAATTGTTATGAGATTTGAAGCAAAAGATAAAAATTCTTTAGAGAGATATAGAAATTTATTTGAAAATATTTTAAATAAGTTGATCAATGAATAATGAACGAGGTGACTTATGACTGAATTGGTTGATATTTTTGCAAGGGAGATATTAGATTCTAGAGGAAATCCGACAGTTGAGGTTGAGGTTTATACTTCTGGTGGATATTATGGCTTAGCTTCAGTTCCGTCTGGAGCTTCTACTGGTGAGTTTGAAGCTGTTGAGTTAAGAGATGGTGATAAAAAAAGATATGGTGGAAAGGGTGTGTTAAAAGCAGTACAAAATGTTAATGATGTGATAGCACCAGAATTAGAAGGAATTGATGTGTTAGAGCAAAAGCTTATTGATGAACTACTTATAAAATTAGATGGAACTGATAATAAAAGTAAATTAGGGGCAAATGCAATATTGGGTGCGTCCTTAGCATGTGCTAAGGCAGCTTCTAATGCAACAGGTTTGCCACTTTATAGATATATTGGTGGAGTTTTTGCCCATGTATTACCAGTGCCTTTTATGAATATATTAAATGGTGGAAAACATGCCGATAACAATGTTGATTTGCAGGAGTTTATGATTTTACCTTTAGGGGCTGAGTCATTTAAAGAAGCCCTTAGGATGGGTTCAGAGACATTTCACGCTTTAAAGAAGATATTAAAGGATAGAGGTTATACTACAGCAGTAGGTGATGAAGGTGGTTTTGCTCCAAACCTTAAATCTAATGAAGAAGCTATTGAAGTTATTTTAAGAGCTATAGAGAGTGCAGGATATAAACCAGGTGTAGATATATATCTAGCAATTGATGCTGCAGCTAGTGAACTATTTAAGGATGGTAAATACTATTTAGCAGCTGAAGATAAAAAAGAGAAAACTGCTGAAGAGTTGATTGATTATTATACGTATTTAGTTTCAAAATATCCAATTATATCTTTAGAAGATGGATTAGATGAGGAAGATTGGAAAGGATGGAAAAAACTAACAGATAAATTAGGTGATAAAATACAATTAGTTGGAGACGATCTATTTGTAACAAATACTAAACGTTTAGAAAGGGGTATCAATGAAAAAGTAGCAAACTCAATCCTTATAAAAGTCAATCAGATTGGTACGCTAACAGAAACTATAGCTGCTATTGAAATGGCTAAGAGGGCGTCGTATACAGCGGTTATATCTCATAGGTCTGGAGAGACAGAGGATACAACAATTGCTGACTTGAGTGTTGCCTTTAATACAGGGCAGATTAAAACAGGCTCTGCAAGTAGGACTGACAGGATAGCGAAATATAATCAACTATTAAGAATTGAGGAAGAGTTATTGGGCGAAGGGAAATATTTAGGGAAGAAAGCTTTTTATAATTTAGAGAATTTAGGGTAGTATAATATGTGTTATGATTTAGAGAAAAAATTAGCTGATTTAATATGTAATTATAGCATTAAATTGAAGGAAGATGAAGTTATAGTATTGAGAGGTTCAGCTTGTTCTATACCTCTTATTAAAGAGCTCTATTTAAAGTCACTAGAAATTGGGGCATATCCAGATATTGATATGAGCTTAGATGAGCAATCCTATCTATATTTCAAAAATGCTTGTGATAAGCAATTAGATTTTATACATGAGACAGCTAAGGTTTCTATGAAACAGGCAAATGCAATAGTCTCAATAGATTCTCAAGTAAATTCTAAACAATTAAGTGGTGTTGATCCTTATAAGTTGGCTAGAAGAAGCAAATCTACAAAAATTTTAAAGGATATCATGTTAGATAGAGAAATTAAAGGTGAATTAAGATGGAATCTATCCCCTTATCCAACATTCTCAATGGCTCAAGATGCTGAATTGTCCTATGATGAGTTTAGAGAGTTTGTTTATAAGGCATGTAAGTTAGATTGTGATGATCCTGTAAGTGAATGGAAATCTGTTGATAAATATCAAGAGAATATAATTAATAATATTCAAGATAAAAAAAATATACATATTATAGGTGATAAAACCGATTTAGTGATCTCCGTTGAAGGTAGGAAATGGATAAATTGTAATGGTACTAATAATTTACCAGATGGTGAAATATTTACAAGTCCAGTAGAGGATTCAGCTAATGGTTTTATACATTTTGATTATATCTCATCATATATGGGAAATGAGGTTTGTGGTGTTACATTAACCTTTGAGAATGGGGTTATTATTAATGCTGAGGCAGTAAAAGGCGAAAAGTTTCTAAGAGAGATAATAAAAACCGATAAGGGCGCTAGTATAGTTGGTGAGTTGGCTTTTGGCTTAAATGACTCAATTAAAAGGAATACTAAAAATATACTCTTTGATGAAAAGATTGGGGAAACTATGCATCTTGCATTGGGCTCATCCTATCCAGAAGCGGGTGGTAAAAATAGGTCTGGTATACATTGGGATTTAATAAAGAGCATGAAAAGCTCAGAGGTCTTTTTTGATGATGAGCTTTTATATAAAAATGGTAAATTTGTTTTTTAATAATATTTATTATTCTAAATATTCCTTCTTATATAAATATTTTTTTATTGATAAATTTAAATAATTTCGCGTTATATAGCTGTCATTTAAGTGGATCTTTCTTTTATTATTGTTTTTTTCTAAAAGAATATTAAATACACTATCTAAATATTCATCAACATTAAAAGGATTGTTACAACCATTTTTTTTAAGTAATTCTACTGGAAACAATAAAAGTCCAACATTACCTTCTTTTGTGATAATATAAGGATTAAAATTTGTTTTATCTTCAATAAGCTTATAAACCTTTTTACAATCTAAATTATATTTTTCACAATACATATTAATATGTTTAGATAAATTGTCTTTTTCTCTAAATAATGATGTAATACCTGAGTCAGTTGTTATAAATTTTAGTAAATCTATAGCGGCTAATGTTCGTGATTGTATATTAAAGGGATAAAAGATTGCACTTATATTTTTTGATGTAATTGCAGTAATAGAATTTATAATTAATATAAAAATCAAAAAAAGTGTTAACAAAAGAAAATAAATTTTATAATACATTTATTTTATATCTTATAATAATAGCTAAATTATAGGTCCTCCATTAATTATATCTTTATCTACATCATTTGTATATTTGCTAAAGTTGTTTTTGAATTCCTGTGCCAATTTCATTAAAGTTTTATCATATTCACTCTTATTTGACCAACTTGAAGAAGGTATTAAAATCTCTTTTGGTATATTTGGTACAGTCTTTGGTATTTTATAGCCAAATATTTTATCAGTTGTATATTCTACATTATCAAGCTTATTTTCCAAAATTGCATTTATTATGGCTCTGGTATATTTTATTTCAAATCTTTTTCCAATACCATACGGACCGCCTGTTAGCCCTGTATTTACAAGCCAACACTTGACGTTATATTTTTTGATTTTTTCACCTAAGAGTTTAGCATATAATGAGGGATAGTGAACCATAAAGGGGGCTCCAAAACAGGTAGAGAATGTAGCTTTTGGCTCTTTTACCCCTTTTTCAGTACCAGCTACCTTTGCAGTATATCCTGATATAAAATGATACATTGCTTGATTTATGTCTAGTTTTGATACAGGGGGCAGAACACCAAAGGCGTCATAGGTTAGAAAGATTATGTTTGATGGGTGACCTGCAATTCCATTTTTGACAATTTTGGGTAAGTGGGTTATAGGATATGAAGCCCTTGTGTTCTCAGTAAAAGAGCTATCATTTAGGTCAATCCTCCTTGTTCTGACATCAATTGATACATTCTCCAAGATTGTGCCAAATTTCCTTGTGGTTTCATAAATGTCTGGTTCTGCAGTTGGCGATAGGTTTATAACCTTTGCATAACAACCACCTTCAATATTGAAAATTCCCTCATTACTCCATCCATGTTCATCATCACCTATTAGATATCTGTTAGGATCTGTTGAAAGGGTTGTCTTACCTGTTCCTGAAAGACCAAAGAAGAGGGCAACATCACCTTTTTCACTAGCATTAGCAGAGCAGTGCATAGATAATACATTATTTAGGGGCAATAAATAATTGAGAACACTAAAAACAGATTTTTTTAGCTCTCCTGCATAGCTAGTTCCGCCAATTAATATAATTTTCTTTTTAAAATTAATTATTATAAAGGTTTCACTCCGTGTACCATCTATTTCAGGTATTGCATGAAAACGTGGCAGATCAACTACAAGGTAGTCAGGCTTGAAATTCTCAAGTACTGCATGGTTTAGTTCTCTAATAAACATATTTCTTGCAAATAGACTATGCCATGCGTATTCTGTAACTACTCTAAGTTTTACTCTATTCTTTGCATCTGCACATGCATAGCATTCTTGAACAAAAACCTCTTTTGTTTGAAGATATGCTTGTAGTCTTGCAAATAGTGCATCAAAATTTTCTTCACTAATAGGTTTGTTACTTGAAGACCAATTTATTTTATCTGCCGTTGTTTCTTCTTTAACAATGAATTTATCCTCAGGGCTTCTACCAGTGTGATGACCTGTCTTGACTGTTATTGGACCTAAATGTGCTAAGAGTCCTTCCCTTCTTCTAATTATTTGTTCGTAGAGGGCAGCAGTTGTGAGGTTCCAACTAATATTAGATAGATTAGTAAATCCGTGGTTTTCTAGGCCAGTAAATTCTGTTTTCATATCTCCTCCTTTTGTGTTGCAATTAATTGTTGAAAATATATAGTATAAGTTTATAATCCTTGTAAGGTAACATATGTATTCTTTTAATATTACTTCGACAGATAAAGAAATTCAAGAGGAAAAACGAAAGGCAAGAAGATTAAGAAAAACAAATTGGTGGAAAAATAAACTTGGGACAGGTGTTTGTTATTACTGTGGTAAGAAATTTCCACAGTCTGAATTAACTATGGATCACATAATACCATTAATTAGAGGTGGTAAAACTAAAAAAGGTAACATTGCTGTTGCTTGTAAAGAGTGTAATAATAAAAAAAAGTATTTACTACCTATTGAATGGGATGATTATTTAAGTAGATTGAAGTCAAGAGATTGCAAATGAAAAGCTATGAAATAAGGAGATTATTTTTAGACTATTTTACAGAGAGGGGGCATACTGAAGTAGCCTCATCATCACTTATTCCAAAAGATGACCCTACAATTTTGTTTACAAATGCTGGTATGAATCAGTTTAAAGGTGTCTTTTTGGGTTATGAAAAGAGAGATTATACTAGGGCGTGCTCCTGCCAAAAAGTGGTTAGAGCAGGTGGAAAACACAATGATTTAGAAAATGTAGGTAAAACAGCGAGACATCATACTTTTTTTGAGATGTTGGGAAATTTTTCTTTTGGTGACTATTTTAAAAAAGAGGCAATTAATTATGCATGGGATTTTATTACAAATCATTTAAAATTAGATAAAAATAAATTATATATAACAGTTTATTATGATGATGAAGAAGCCTATAAAATATGGAAAGATAATATTGGGGTTGAAGAAGATAAGATATATAAGATGGGAGAAAAAGAAAATTTTTGGTCTATGGGGGATACTGGTCCTTGTGGACCTTGTTCAGAAATTATTATTGATCAAGGGCCTGATGTAGGCTGTAAGAGGCCTGATTGTGATATTTATTGCGAGTGTGATAGGCATTTAGAATTGTGGAACTTAGTCTTCATGCAATATAATAGAGATGAAGATGGCTCTTTAAGAGCACTACCTAATCCATGTATTGATACTGGTTTAGGATTGGAAAGGGTTACAGCAGTTATTCAAAAGGTTAAAAGTAATTATGATACCGATTTATTTCTTCCAATTATAAATAAAATAGCTAAACAAGCGGGTGTTGATTATAAAGAAGACGAGAAAAGTGGTGTTGCATTAAGGGTTATCGCCGATCATGCAAGAGCTGCTACTTTTTTAATAGGGGATGGTGTTTTACCATCTAATGAATTTAGAGGTTATGTCTTAAGGCGTATAATTAGAAGAGCACTTAGATATGGTAAATTTCTCAATCTTTCAATACCTTTTTTCTGTGATATATGTCATTTCGTTATTGATTTAATGAAGGTGCACTACTCAGATCTATTAGATAAAAAGGATTTTATAATTAATATAGTAAAAGATGAGGAATTAAAGTTTAGCCAAATATTAGAGAGTGGTTTAAAATTGGTTAATTCACTCTTTGAAAGCTATAAAAAGACAAGATTTATACCTGGTAAAGAAATTTTTAAACTTTATGATACTTACGGGTTCCCTGTGGATCTATTTGAAGATATGGCAAGTGAAAGCGGCTATGATTATAATCATGATGAATTTAATAGATTAATGGAATCACAAAGAAATAAAGCTAAGAGTGCCCAGAGCAAGTCTGTTTATATAGATAATAAATTAAAACTCAAAAAAGATAGGTATATCTCTAAATTTGTGGGTTATAATAATTATGAAATTACAACAAGATTAAGCGCTTTGATAAAAGATGATAAAGAAGTTGTTGAATTGAAAGAAGGTGAAAAAGGCTTAGCCATCTTAGAGGAAACACCCTTTTATGCTTCTGCTGGTGGCCAAATAAGTGATGCAGGTTGTATTGAAGTTAAATCTGGCAAAGCAAATGTTTTAAGTGTTGAGAAATTAGAAGATAATTTAATATTGCATGAGATTATAGTTGAATATGGATCTTTGAGAGAAGGGGTTGGTGTTAACGCTAAAATAGATAAAGAAAAAAGAAAGGAGATTGAAAAACACCATACCTCGACACATTTATTGCATAGCTCGTTAAGAACATTGTTTGGAACGCAGATTAGGCAATGTGGTTCGCTAGTTTGTGATAAATACTTGAGATTTGATTTTAATTTTAATAGGGCATTAAAACAAGATGAATTGAAAGAGTTGGAGTATTTGGTAAACAAGAAGATACAAGAAAATATCACTGTTAATATAGATTATTTACCTTTTAAGGAAGCTATAGCAAGTGGTGCTATTGGTTTATTTGATGAAAAGTATGGTGAAATTGTGAGAGTTGTAGAAATTAATGATTATTCAAAAGAGCTGTGTGGAGGATGTCACGTTTTCCAAACCGGAGAAATTGGGTTTTTTAAGATTTTATCTGAAGGTTCAGTTGCAGCTGGTATTAGAAGAATTGAGGCTGTATGTGGTATTAATGCTGTTAAACATATAACAGCGAGCATGCTATCACTTAACCAAGCAAGTTCTATTTTAGGTTGTAATAGTAGTGAAATTGCCAGTAAAGTTGAGGAATTAATTAGAACTAATAAGGAACTAGTAAATGAAAATAACCGATTAAATGAAAAACTAAATACCCTTCTCTTAGAGAGAGATATAATAAAAAAAGCTGAAAAAGTAGAGGATTTTTATTTATTAATTAGTGAATTAAAAAATATTGATGTGGCCTCTATGAGAAATATGGTGGATATTGTAAAGGCAAAGCTCAAAAAGTGCATCGTTCTTTTTTATAGTATAGATACTCAGAAAAATAAGATATTTATATTATGTGGTTTAACAAACAATCTATTAGATAGATTTGATGCGAGGGATATCGTGAAAAATCTATCGTCAATTATAGATGGTGGTGGAGGTGGTAAGAAAGAATTGGCTCAAGCAGGGGGTAAGAATATAAATAGATTAAATGATATGATAGAGGAGTTTTATAAATTAATTGGAGGAAGAAATGAACAATATAGCTAGAAATTTTATATTATTGGGTTTAGGCATTGCTTCTATGACTGAAGAGAAAGCAAAGGATTTTTATAATAAACTTATTGAATATGGAAAAAAGTATGAAGAATCTGAGGAATCAACCTTTTCTGGTTTTTTAAAATCTTATGATAAAGCCAGTGATAAATTCGAAGAATTATCAGATGAACTTGCTTCTTCAATTGCTAAAAAATTAAAGGTTGTGACTAGAGATGATTTTTTGATATTAGAGGAAAAGACCAATAAACTTCAGGAAGAGGTTAATTCCTTAAAAAAAGAGATAGATGATTTAAAGAAATAATACCTTTATCTATGGCTAATAGAGAAAATACTGCTGAAACATCTAATAGAGCAGCAGTTCTTGTTATATTTATTAAAAAAGAGATACCTCTTTTAGTTTTAACAAAGAGATCAAATAATTTACTTGATCATTCTGGTGAGATATCCTTCCCTGGTGGTTCCTATGAAGAAGGGGATAGAGATATACTAGACACTGCCTTTAGAGAAACCTTTGAAGAGATTGGGCTAGAGAGGCAATATATAAAAATCTGCTGTAGGTTAAAAGATGAAATCTCTTTTAAAGGTAAGATTGTAACCCCCTTTATTGGGATTGTCCAAGAGGGTATAAATAAAGACCATTTTAATGTTTCAGAGGATGAGGTAGAAAAATTATTGTGTGTCCCTATATATATTTTCCAAAATAATAAGTATTTTTGGAGCGAGAAATGGATTAGAAGGGAAAGGCCTATAGGTATGTATTTTTATAAATATAGTCCCTATGTTATATGGGGGATGACCGGCAGAATTATTTATAAACTATTTAATAAAGAATTTAAAAAGATAAGGGGTTATATATGCTAAATATCTTAAAATCATTTAATGTTAATAATTTAACATTAAAAAATAGATTAGTTATGT
It includes:
- the eno gene encoding phosphopyruvate hydratase produces the protein MTELVDIFAREILDSRGNPTVEVEVYTSGGYYGLASVPSGASTGEFEAVELRDGDKKRYGGKGVLKAVQNVNDVIAPELEGIDVLEQKLIDELLIKLDGTDNKSKLGANAILGASLACAKAASNATGLPLYRYIGGVFAHVLPVPFMNILNGGKHADNNVDLQEFMILPLGAESFKEALRMGSETFHALKKILKDRGYTTAVGDEGGFAPNLKSNEEAIEVILRAIESAGYKPGVDIYLAIDAAASELFKDGKYYLAAEDKKEKTAEELIDYYTYLVSKYPIISLEDGLDEEDWKGWKKLTDKLGDKIQLVGDDLFVTNTKRLERGINEKVANSILIKVNQIGTLTETIAAIEMAKRASYTAVISHRSGETEDTTIADLSVAFNTGQIKTGSASRTDRIAKYNQLLRIEEELLGEGKYLGKKAFYNLENLG
- the pckA gene encoding phosphoenolpyruvate carboxykinase (ATP), translating into MKTEFTGLENHGFTNLSNISWNLTTAALYEQIIRRREGLLAHLGPITVKTGHHTGRSPEDKFIVKEETTADKINWSSSNKPISEENFDALFARLQAYLQTKEVFVQECYACADAKNRVKLRVVTEYAWHSLFARNMFIRELNHAVLENFKPDYLVVDLPRFHAIPEIDGTRSETFIIINFKKKIILIGGTSYAGELKKSVFSVLNYLLPLNNVLSMHCSANASEKGDVALFFGLSGTGKTTLSTDPNRYLIGDDEHGWSNEGIFNIEGGCYAKVINLSPTAEPDIYETTRKFGTILENVSIDVRTRRIDLNDSSFTENTRASYPITHLPKIVKNGIAGHPSNIIFLTYDAFGVLPPVSKLDINQAMYHFISGYTAKVAGTEKGVKEPKATFSTCFGAPFMVHYPSLYAKLLGEKIKKYNVKCWLVNTGLTGGPYGIGKRFEIKYTRAIINAILENKLDNVEYTTDKIFGYKIPKTVPNIPKEILIPSSSWSNKSEYDKTLMKLAQEFKNNFSKYTNDVDKDIINGGPII
- a CDS encoding aminopeptidase, with amino-acid sequence MCYDLEKKLADLICNYSIKLKEDEVIVLRGSACSIPLIKELYLKSLEIGAYPDIDMSLDEQSYLYFKNACDKQLDFIHETAKVSMKQANAIVSIDSQVNSKQLSGVDPYKLARRSKSTKILKDIMLDREIKGELRWNLSPYPTFSMAQDAELSYDEFREFVYKACKLDCDDPVSEWKSVDKYQENIINNIQDKKNIHIIGDKTDLVISVEGRKWINCNGTNNLPDGEIFTSPVEDSANGFIHFDYISSYMGNEVCGVTLTFENGVIINAEAVKGEKFLREIIKTDKGASIVGELAFGLNDSIKRNTKNILFDEKIGETMHLALGSSYPEAGGKNRSGIHWDLIKSMKSSEVFFDDELLYKNGKFVF
- the alaS gene encoding alanine--tRNA ligase, translating into MKSYEIRRLFLDYFTERGHTEVASSSLIPKDDPTILFTNAGMNQFKGVFLGYEKRDYTRACSCQKVVRAGGKHNDLENVGKTARHHTFFEMLGNFSFGDYFKKEAINYAWDFITNHLKLDKNKLYITVYYDDEEAYKIWKDNIGVEEDKIYKMGEKENFWSMGDTGPCGPCSEIIIDQGPDVGCKRPDCDIYCECDRHLELWNLVFMQYNRDEDGSLRALPNPCIDTGLGLERVTAVIQKVKSNYDTDLFLPIINKIAKQAGVDYKEDEKSGVALRVIADHARAATFLIGDGVLPSNEFRGYVLRRIIRRALRYGKFLNLSIPFFCDICHFVIDLMKVHYSDLLDKKDFIINIVKDEELKFSQILESGLKLVNSLFESYKKTRFIPGKEIFKLYDTYGFPVDLFEDMASESGYDYNHDEFNRLMESQRNKAKSAQSKSVYIDNKLKLKKDRYISKFVGYNNYEITTRLSALIKDDKEVVELKEGEKGLAILEETPFYASAGGQISDAGCIEVKSGKANVLSVEKLEDNLILHEIIVEYGSLREGVGVNAKIDKEKRKEIEKHHTSTHLLHSSLRTLFGTQIRQCGSLVCDKYLRFDFNFNRALKQDELKELEYLVNKKIQENITVNIDYLPFKEAIASGAIGLFDEKYGEIVRVVEINDYSKELCGGCHVFQTGEIGFFKILSEGSVAAGIRRIEAVCGINAVKHITASMLSLNQASSILGCNSSEIASKVEELIRTNKELVNENNRLNEKLNTLLLERDIIKKAEKVEDFYLLISELKNIDVASMRNMVDIVKAKLKKCIVLFYSIDTQKNKIFILCGLTNNLLDRFDARDIVKNLSSIIDGGGGGKKELAQAGGKNINRLNDMIEEFYKLIGGRNEQYS
- a CDS encoding HNH endonuclease — encoded protein: MYSFNITSTDKEIQEEKRKARRLRKTNWWKNKLGTGVCYYCGKKFPQSELTMDHIIPLIRGGKTKKGNIAVACKECNNKKKYLLPIEWDDYLSRLKSRDCK
- a CDS encoding CoA pyrophosphatase — translated: MANRENTAETSNRAAVLVIFIKKEIPLLVLTKRSNNLLDHSGEISFPGGSYEEGDRDILDTAFRETFEEIGLERQYIKICCRLKDEISFKGKIVTPFIGIVQEGINKDHFNVSEDEVEKLLCVPIYIFQNNKYFWSEKWIRRERPIGMYFYKYSPYVIWGMTGRIIYKLFNKEFKKIRGYIC